The following are encoded together in the Syntrophorhabdaceae bacterium genome:
- a CDS encoding chemotaxis protein CheW has translation MSVSSISGTRQYLTFQLNDEVFAIDVANVREILEFNSVTKVPRSPEYMRGVINLRGSVVPVFDMRLKFGMSSTERTINTCIVVVEVSYDGEDIIIGALVDSVQEVFELEAGQIEPAPRIGTHLRTEFISGMGKRDERFIIILDINKVFSAEEITSAHEMTGTEEEERLAGNE, from the coding sequence ATGAGCGTGTCTTCCATAAGCGGAACAAGACAGTATCTGACCTTCCAGCTCAACGACGAGGTCTTCGCGATAGACGTTGCGAACGTGCGGGAGATACTGGAGTTCAACAGCGTCACAAAGGTCCCCCGGAGCCCCGAGTACATGCGGGGCGTCATCAACCTCCGGGGATCGGTGGTACCCGTCTTCGACATGCGCCTCAAGTTCGGCATGTCGTCAACGGAAAGGACGATCAACACATGCATCGTCGTCGTCGAGGTCTCCTACGACGGTGAGGACATCATAATAGGGGCGCTCGTCGACTCCGTGCAGGAGGTCTTCGAGCTCGAGGCGGGACAGATAGAGCCCGCCCCGAGGATAGGCACCCACCTGAGGACGGAGTTCATCTCCGGCATGGGCAAGAGGGACGAAAGGTTCATCATCATCCTCGACATAAACAAGGTCTTCTCCGCGGAGGAGATAACATCCGCCCACGAGATGACAGGGACGGAAGAGGAAGAGAGACTGGCCGGGAACGAATAG
- a CDS encoding ATP-binding protein — translation MIARELTKVIKDRLRSFPAVAILGPRQSGKTTLARTYSADYFDLEIESDRLKVDLQWNGIIASDRLVVLDEAQSYPGVFPRIRNAIDASRGKKGRFLLLGSVSPGLMKEVSESLAGRIALCELAPFSITEIGKVKDDDLWLRGGYPDGSILDGKGYPVWQNNYLDLLSMRDLPLWGLPAAPPATRRFFAMLAVGQGNPWNASQMGKSLGVSYHTATSYLNYLEQAYLIRRVYPYHDNLKKRLTKSPKVYWRDSGLLHSLLRINSFDDLISHPHVGASWEGWVIEQILTFLNNRGIQYDGPYYLRTNDGYEIDLIITLAGNTYAIEIKLTTSPSQGDMQRLTKTAALIGNPTPVLISRSPDHIEGGNVLSTNLRMFLKYLEGDGKTT, via the coding sequence ATGATAGCGCGAGAACTGACGAAGGTCATCAAAGACAGGCTTCGGTCATTCCCTGCCGTTGCAATACTGGGTCCGCGCCAGTCGGGAAAAACCACACTTGCCAGAACCTATTCGGCGGATTATTTCGACCTTGAGATCGAGTCGGATAGACTGAAGGTCGATCTTCAATGGAACGGTATCATCGCATCGGACAGGCTGGTGGTGCTCGATGAGGCCCAGAGCTATCCCGGGGTCTTTCCAAGGATTCGCAACGCCATAGATGCCAGCCGGGGAAAGAAGGGGAGGTTTCTCCTTCTCGGCTCGGTGTCCCCGGGTCTCATGAAGGAAGTATCCGAGTCATTGGCGGGGCGGATTGCCCTGTGTGAGCTGGCCCCCTTTTCAATAACGGAGATTGGCAAGGTGAAAGATGACGATCTCTGGCTGAGAGGCGGATATCCCGACGGGAGCATTCTGGATGGCAAAGGATACCCCGTCTGGCAGAACAACTACCTTGATCTTCTTTCCATGCGAGATCTTCCCCTTTGGGGCCTGCCCGCGGCCCCCCCGGCCACACGGCGCTTTTTCGCCATGCTCGCCGTCGGGCAAGGGAATCCCTGGAACGCAAGTCAGATGGGAAAGAGTCTCGGCGTCTCTTACCACACGGCGACTTCTTACCTTAATTACCTCGAACAGGCATACCTCATAAGAAGGGTCTACCCGTACCATGACAACCTGAAGAAGCGGCTGACCAAGAGCCCGAAGGTGTACTGGCGTGACAGCGGCCTTCTCCACAGCCTTCTTCGCATCAACTCATTCGATGACCTCATCTCCCATCCCCACGTCGGCGCAAGCTGGGAAGGATGGGTCATCGAACAGATCCTGACCTTTCTCAACAACAGAGGCATTCAATACGACGGCCCCTATTACCTCAGAACGAATGACGGCTACGAGATCGATCTCATCATCACCCTTGCCGGGAACACCTATGCGATAGAGATCAAACTCACTACTTCCCCATCACAGGGAGACATGCAGCGCCTGACCAAAACCGCCGCCTTGATCGGAAACCCAACTCCGGTCCTTATCTCACGATCCCCCGATCACATAGAAGGAGGCAACGTGCTTTCCACAAACCTGAGGATGTTCCTGAAATATCTGGAGGGAGATGGAAAGACGACTTGA